The Electrophorus electricus isolate fEleEle1 chromosome 8, fEleEle1.pri, whole genome shotgun sequence genome contains the following window.
GGTTTTTGTCTCTGTTGTAGCTAGTGCTCGCAAAACATCTACTTATTATAACAAGGAACTGCATTATTGTACGCTACCCGAGCAAACTAAACTTCATTTATGTTGctaagttgtttgtttgttttccagaaaTGGATTCCCAAAAAGAATTGCAGCCTCCTAAACAGCAGCCTATGATCTACATCTGTGGAGGTGATGTTAGCCGTCTAAGCTTATGATACCGTCATAACACATGAGCATCAGTGGAAGCACTTCATCAAACTCTGCTTGTTTGTGAAGATGAATAGTTATGTTCAGCTTTGTAttaacttgtttgtttttagagtGTCACACTGAAAATGAGATAAAGGCCAGAGACCCTATCAGATGCCGTGAGTGTGGCTACAGAATCATGTATAAGAAGAGAACCAAAAGATGTATCCTTTCTCACAGTGTAAGATGAATGAAAATACCAGGAActatgaaatgtgaaaatgtcttgCTATGTGGCACAAGTGTTTCACTGTTATCGTTTAAGTGGAAAGATGCCTGCCAGCTGTGAGGGTCCTCTGTGGTTGATGTCA
Protein-coding sequences here:
- the polr2k gene encoding DNA-directed RNA polymerases I, II, and III subunit RPABC4, giving the protein MDSQKELQPPKQQPMIYICGECHTENEIKARDPIRCRECGYRIMYKKRTKRLVVFDAR